Proteins from a single region of Penaeus monodon isolate SGIC_2016 chromosome 29, NSTDA_Pmon_1, whole genome shotgun sequence:
- the LOC119591912 gene encoding protein ERGIC-53-like (The sequence of the model RefSeq protein was modified relative to this genomic sequence to represent the inferred CDS: added 90 bases not found in genome assembly) → MDLCPSLALLLSLISFVLSQTQHRRFEYKYSFKGPYLAQKDNLVPFWTYSGNAIASEESVRITPSLRSQKGQIWTKNPTNFEWWEVDVVFRVTGRGRIGADGLAIWFTDKPGVEGPVFGSSDKWNGLGVFFDSFDNDNKRNNPYVMAMVNDGTKVYDHEHDGLSQQLGGCLRDFRNKPFPVRAKIEYYKNVLTVKTQLIEYDYSKMEEEGVVEDENGTRYDEPIQPVEPYESSTTTDSPTTTGAPLYEYDEYTTTASPDTSTTTNLPEDDSQSTTTSWWGNEEASSTVSPESEIIVEAEYTQDAPENSHTLEEPVHENAEGEMEAGWGWLGTSEGTPTEDLSATSTPKPNKKKTRRRRRKKTRRNRTKKSKKRLGSMSPLLIHNGMTNNEKDYEICMRAENVYIPPSGYFGITAATGGLADDHDVLKFLVTSLRSPEEMAVMQANAEEEERFRREFQEYQEKTKKARDEYVAQNPDSVRKEAEEEYETGEQRELRQIFQGQGQIHDLIRNLHAKLDEIIGRQERTLGLVSAVHSGMGGQVAPAGQVPPAQVGALPGDTIRRHEVDSILNNQRDIVATARDIKNFVNDIHQKSNQLLTNSQKPQGSVQPVGYDLHVTLNEMKEGLNIVKRDLGTANQRLTSGPAGGCPTVSCVSTGMFITFMVIQVVLLIGYIIYRGSSGDSEGCLVRWFSSRHEHFH, encoded by the exons ATGGATCTCTGCCCGAGTCTCGCGTTGCTCTTATCTCTCATATCGTTTGTGCTCAGTCAGACGCAACACAGACGCTTCGAATACAAGTACAGCTTCAAGGGCCCTTACCTGGCGCAGAAGGACAACCTCGTGCCCTTCTGGACGTACAGTGGAA ATGCAATTGCGAGCGAAGAAAGCGTGAGAATCACTCCATCTCTGCGGAGTCAGAAAGGTCAGATCTGGACCAAGAATCCTACAAACTTTGAATGGTGGGAAGTCGATGTTGTGTTCCGAGTGACTGGCAGAGGGAGAATAGGTGCTGATGGCTTG GCAATCTGGTTCACAGACAAACCAGGAGTTGAGGGCCCTGTGTTTGGTAGCTCAGACAAGTGGAATGGGTTGGGCGTGTTCTTTGATTCCTTTGATAATGACAACAAGCGCAACAACCCCTATGTTATGGCTATGGTCAACGATGGGACTAAAGTCTACGATCATGAACA CGACGGGCTGAGCCAACAGCTAGGAGGATGTTTGCGAGACTTCCGTAACAAGCCCTTCCCAGTAAGAGCGAAAATTGAGTACTACAAGAATGTCCTAACG GTAAAAACCCAGCTGATAGAGTATGATTATtcaaaaatggaagaagagggtgTTGTAGAGGATGAAAATGGGACTAGGTATGATGAGCCAATACAACCAGTCGAACCATACGAAAGTTCAACCACCACTGACTCTCCTACAACAACGGGTGCCCCTTTGTATGAGTATGATGAGTACACAACAACTGCCTCCCCCGACACTTCAACCACTACAAATTTGCCTGAAGATGACTCTCAGTCGACTACTACTAGTTGGTGGGGTAATGAGGAAGCATCCTCAACCGTGAGCCCAGAGAGTGAAATAATTGTCGAGGCAGAATACACACAAGATGCCCCGGAGAACAGCCACACTTTAGAGGAGCCTGTACACGAGAATgcagaaggggagatggaggctgGCTGGGGGTGGCTGGGCACCAGTGAGGGCACACCAACAGAAGACTTGTCGGCAACCTCAACACCTAAACCC TTGTTGATCCACAATGGAATGACGAATAACGAAAAGGACTACGAGATCTGCATGCGAGCTGAGAACGTCTATATTCCTCCAAGCGGATACTTTGGAATTACAGCCGCCACTGGTGGATTGGCTGACGATCATGAT GTCCTGAAGTTCCTGGTGACTTCCCTGAGGTCTCCCGAGGAGATGGCAGTCATGCAGGCcaatgcggaggaggaggagaggttccGGCGAGAGTTCCAAGAGTACCAGGAGAAGACCAAGAAGGCGCGCGACGA GTATGTAGCACAAAATCCTGATTCCGTACgcaaggaagcagaagaagagtaCGAGACTGGAGAGCAGAGAGAGTTGCGTCAGATCTTCCAAGGACAAGGACAG ATCCATGATCTTATTCGCAATCTCCATGCCAAATTGGATGAGATAATTGGTCGCCAGGAACGTACACTTGGCCTTGTGTCTGCAGTCCACAGTGGCATGG GAGGCCAGGTTGCTCCTGCAGGACAGGTACCTCCAGCACAGGTTGGAGCGCTACCAGGGGACACTATCAGGCGTCATGAAGTGGACTCGATCCTGAATAACCAGAGGGACATTGTGGCAACAGCAAGAGATATCAA GAACTTCGTGAATGATATTCACCAAAAGAGCAACCAGTTATTAACTAACAGTCAGAAGCCTCAGGGCTCTGTCCAGCCAGTTGGTTATGATCTGCATGTTACTCTCAATGAGATGAAGGAAGGTCTCAATATTGTAAAG CGTGATCTCGGTACAGCCAACCAGCGATTGACTTCTGGGCCTGCAGGCGGGTGCCCTACAGTCAGCTGTGTCTCAACTGGCATGTTTATCACATTCATGGTTATCCAGGTGGTACTGCtgataggatatattatatacag AGGGAGCAGTGGGGACTCTGAGGGCTGCTTAGTGCGGTGGTTCTCATCCCGCCACGAGCACTTCCACTAG